The genomic segment GGACGCAGCTTTTTTCACGACTGGTCGCCGGGCGGTTTCTTCCGCGGGCGGCCGTGGGGGCCAAGCGTTGATTGGAGGTGAGCCGTTTGGCCGTGTGGCGCTGCCAGTCGGGATTGCCGAATGGATTGCCGCGCTGGATCGCATGCCGGACCGCCGCGACTTCCGCCGCCGTTTGCGCGGTGTTGACGTGCTCCAGGCAAGGACAAAAGGACGCAGCTCGTTTCCTGTCCCAAGGCAGAAAACGGGGTCAGAACTATTTACAAGCCGTAGAATGTCGAGGTGAGAAATAGTTCTGACCCGTTTTCCTCCGCCCCTATTTGCCGGAACCAAACGGAATGTTCGCGTTTGGATCGCTTCGAGAACTGCCGTTGGATTTGCGTCGGATTGCGGTAGGCACCGGACTTGCGGAAGCTCGGGATGTACTCCGCGTCGTTCGGTCGTTGGACTGGATCGACGACGGCTCAATACATCTTGTCGTCACCTCTCCGAGTGAACCTCCCGCGCCAATCCTGCACGACAACAGGCCGCAATCGTCTATAATATCCACGCGATTGGGATCGCTGGCGCCGTTTCACATTCCCTAACTGCGATTTCCGAGAACGAAGTGTTCCCGTATGGCGACGCGCGTGCTCACGATCAACGGCGGCTCGTCGAGTATCAAGTTTGCCGTGTATGCGCTCGGCGAGAGGCCCCATAAGGAATTGTCGGGCGAAGTCGATCGCATCGGGCTCGGTCATTCGACGCTCAGTTTCAAAATCTCGGATGGGACATCTTCGCGGCAGACCATCGATGCCGCCGATTCTTCGCGAACCGTCGAGCATCTGATCGCTTGGCTCGACAACCGAATCGGCCTCGAATCGATTGCAGCCGTCGGGCATCGGATCGTGCATGGCGGTCCAAAACTCTGGCAATCGAAATTAGTCGAGTCCGAGACGATCGCCGAGTTGAAGCGGATCAGCCCTTGGGATCCGAATCATTTGCCGGCCGAAATCGCGCTCATTGAAGCATTCGCCGAGCGCTGCCCGAGGTTGCCGCAAGTGGCTTGCTTTGACACGGCCTTTCATCGCGACTTGCCGCGCGTGGCAAAGCTGCTTCCCCTGCCGCGGCAATTGGAAGCGGAAGGCGTGCGGCGGTACGGTTTTCACGGGCTGTCGTTCACGTTTTTGCTTCAAGAACTTGGTCGTGTCGCCGGCGCGGAAGCCGCGGCCGGCCGGGTCATTCTTGCCCACCTTGGCGCCGGCGCCAGCCTTGCCGCGGTGCGCGCGGGAAAATGCATCGACACGACGATGGCCTTTACGCCGACCGCCGGATTGGTGATGGCCACGCGCTGCGGCGACATTGATCCCGGCCTGCTCGTGTATTTGATGCGCAACCGCCATATGACGGCCGATCAGGTCGACGATATGGTCAACCGCAAGAGCGGCCTTTTCGGCATTTCGGAAACCACTCCCGACATGCGCGATCTGCTGCTTCGCCGGGCCGGCGACGAACGGGCAGCGGAAGCGGTGGCGATTTTTTGTTATCAAGTGAAAAAGTGGATCGGGGCTTTCGTCGCGGCGCTGGGTGGGCTCGACACCCTCGTCTTCTCCGGTGGAATTGGCGAGAATGCCGCGGAGGTTCGCCGGCTGATCTGTGAATCGTTGGAATGCTTCGGCATTCAAATCGACGCGCCGCGCAACGAAAGCAATTCCGCGGTGATTTCGCCCGATCGCAGCCGAGCGACCGTGCGCGTCATTCGCACGGACGAAGAATCCGTGATCGTCGCCGCCGTGCAAGCGTTTCTACAAAAGCGTTAAGGGAACCAAGCGACATCGCGACTCGCATGCGGTTTCGCGCGTCGGAAAAAACGGAGGTCCTGCCATGCCAATTTCGCCTTTAGCTGGAAAGCCCGCCCCGCGCGACATGCTGATCGACGTTGCGGCCTTGGACCGCGAATATCATGATCGCCAGCCCGATCTGAGCGATCGGGCGCAACTGGTAGCCTTCGGCACGAGCGGTCATCGCGGCACGCCTCTTCGCGGCACGTTCACCGAGACCCACATTCGCGCCATCACCCAAGCCATCTGCGACTACCGCCGCGGCCAACACATCGACGGCCCGATTTTCATGGGCAAGGATACGCATGCGCTGTCGAGCCCAGCTCAAAATACCGCGCTGGAGGTGCTCGCAGCCAACGCCGTCGAAACGATCATCCAGCCCGACGACGGCGTCACGCCCACGCCCGTGATTTCGCGGGCGATCATCGTCTACAACCGGGGCCGCAAGCAGCATTCGGCCGACGGCATCGTGATCACTCCGTCGCACAATCCGCCGGAAGACGGCGGCTTCAAATACAATCCGCCCAACGGCGGCCCGGCCGACACCGATGTCACCAGTTGGATCCAGCGCCGCGCCAACGATCTGCTGAAAGCGAACAATGTGGAAGTGAAGTTGGTGCCGCTTGCTGCCGCCCTCCGCGCCGACACGACGCACCAGCAGGATTACGTCCGCCCGTATGTCGACGATTTGGCAAGCGTGATCGATATGGAGGCGATTCGTTCGGCCGGGCTCAAATTGGGCGTCGATCCGCTCGGCGGCGCGGCGGTGCATTATTGGGAGCCGATCGTCGAACGCTATGGTTTGGACATCACGGTCGTGAACAAGACGGTCGATCCGACGTTCGGCTTCATGACGGTCGACCACGATGGCCAAATCCGCATGGATTGCTCGAGCCCGTATGCGATGGCGCGGCTGGTCGGGCTGAAGGACAAGTTTCGCGTTGCGTTTGCCAACGATCCCGATTCCGATCGGCATGGGATCGTCACGCCCGGCGCGGGGCTAATGAATCCGAATCATTTTCTGGCCGTCGCCATTCGCTATCTGCTCACGCATCGCCCCGACTGGCCGGCGAGCGCTGCGGTCGGCAAGACGCTGGTCTCCAGCAGTATGATCGACCGGGTGGTCGGACGGCTTGGCCGGAAGCTCTCGGAAGTGCCGGTGGGGTTCAAATGGTTCGCGCCGGGCTTGTTCGACGGTTCGTATTGTTTCGGCGGCGAAGAGAGCGCGGGAGCGAGTTTCTTGCGCCGCGACGGCACGGTGTGGACGACCGACAAGGACGGCCCGATCATGGACCTCTTGGCCGCCGAAATCACGGCCGTCACGGAGAAAGACCCCGGCCAACATTATCAAGAGCTGGCGGCCCAATTCGGCACCTCGTATTACACGAGGATCGATGCGCCGGCCACGCCCGAGCAAAAATCCCGCCTGGCAAAGCTTTCGCCCGAAGCGGTGCGGGCCGACACGATGGCCGGCGAGCCGATCGTGGCCAAGCTGACTCGGGCTCCCGGCAATGACGCGGCGATCGGCGGCTTGAAAGTGGTCGCAGCGAATGCTTGGTTCGCCGCCCGTCCCTCCGGCACCGAGGATATTTACAAGATCTACGCGGAAAGCTTTACAAGCCAATCGCATCTGAACTCGGTTGTCGCCGAAGCCCAAAAGATCGTCGCCGCGGCATTGGGCTGAAGAATTCGCACCAGTCGTTCCCAGTGTGCCACGGGCCCGGCTGTGTGCCACTGGCCCGGCTGTGTGCCGCTAGCCCGCGCAGTCGGCCAGTGCCGGCAGGAGAGCAAAGCTCGAATCCCCGAACAATGGCTAAACGAAGGCCGTCTGTCTAGGTGCAATTCCACCTAGGCTTCCCGTTTCCCCCCTGAGCTGACGAATGGCCATGCCAACCTGCATTCACACTGGCCGACTGCGCTGGCCAGTGGCACACGGAACGCCAGTGGCATATCGAACACGCGAAAGAGCACCTTATTTTCGAGCGACAAGCGACACTTTCAGCATGATCTCTCTTGACGCAAACGGGCGACCACCGTAACTTTGCCCGACCGTCGGCCACGCCGTTGGCAATGCTTTTCCGGCGCTCCGCGAGGGTCGGCCTTATCCCGTCATCGCGGCCCACAATCGAATCTGCAACCTGAGGGTGTTTCCATGGATGGATCTCCCGGCAAGTGTTCGTCGGCATCGGCAAGCGACTCCTCTTCGGCCCACGTTTCCGTGCCGGTTCCGCTGCTGGATATGAGCCGGCAATACGAGCCGCTCCGCGAGGCCATTCGGGCGGCCATCGATCGGGTTTGCGAGTCGGGACGATTCATTTTGGGTCCCGATTGCGAGCAGTTCGAGCGATCGATCGCCGCTTTTGCCGGCGCGCACCACGCGATCGCCTGCGCTTCCGGCAGCGATGCGCTGTTGCTGGCGTTGATGGCGTTGCGGATCGGCCCCGGCGATGAAGTGATCTTGCCCTCGTACACGTTTTTCGCAACCGCAAGCGCCGTTTGGCGATTGGGGGCAACGCCCGTGTTCGTCGACATCGACCCGGCGACGTTCAATATCGATCCGCAAACGATCGCCGCCCGTGCCACCGGCGCCACCAAAGCCATCCTGCCGGTGCACCTGTTCGGGCAATGTGCCGACATGGAGGAGATTTGCCGGGTAGCCGAGCGGCTGAATGTTCCGGTGATCGAAGACGCGGCCCAAGCGATCGGCGCGGGTTATCGCGGCCGTTCGGCGGGCACGCTTGGCGATATGGCCTGTTTCAGTTTTTATCCGACGAAGAATCTGGGCGGCTTTGGCGACGGCGGGATGCTGACCACCAATTCGCACGAACTGGCCGCGCGGCTGCGGCTATTGCGGGCCCACGGCATGGAGCCGCGCTACTATCACAAAGTGGTCGGCATCAACAGCCGATTGGATTCGATCCAGGCGGCCGTGCTGCAGGTGAAACTGCCGCACTTGAATCGCTGGGCCCAACTGCGGCGAGCCAACGCCGAGTTGTATCACGAACTGTTCGCCGAATATGGATTGGAGCAGGTGTTGGCACTGCCTGCCACCGCGGCCGGATGCATGCATGTTTGGAATCAGTATGTGATTCGCGTGCCCGACGGGAGGCGCGATGCGCTGCGCACGCATTTGTCGAGCGCCAAAATCGGCTCGGAAATCTACTATCCGGTTTCGCTGCACCAACAAGAGTGCTTCCGCAGCTTGGGCTATACGGCAAGCAGCCTGCCGGAATCGGAGCGCGCGGCCCGGGAAACCCTGGCTTTGCCGATTTTCCCCGAACTGCGTGAGTTGGAGCAGCGGGCGGTGGTCGGCCGAATTGCCGAGTTCTTCGGTGCCCAAAAGCCGGCCACACGCGTAAAACGCCCGAAATTCCTCGACCGCCGCGGTGCGAGCAAGCCGGTTTAGTTTCTTACGCATGAATCCTGCGGGCATGTCACTGGCTCTGCCAGTGTCTTCGTTGGTGGAGCGTGTCAGCTCGACGCACACTGGCAGAGCCAGTGGCACACGAGAGCGACTACTCTGCCGTTAGCGTGCTTTGCATTTGCGGCTCGGCCGGCTTAGGCGAAGCGCGAACCTTGCCGCCGCGAGGGCCGTCGTTGACTCTTCCGAGGTCGGGCGCTAGGATTCGGCGGTTCGGAACGGAGCGGGGAACGAGGACGCCGGCATGTCGCGCAGATTCCGCATTCCGCTGATTATCGTCGGCGCGTTGTTGCTGCTTCTGTGCGGCGGCGGCATTTGGCTTTGGCTGGCATTTCGCCATGTGCCGCATTTTTACGTCGAAGCGCTGGCCATGGATTCGGCCGAGCAGCAGCAGGCTAGCGAGAAGATGATTCGACGCACCGCGGAGCTCCGCAACGACGCCCTCAAAGACGGTCATTGGGAAGCCGTCTTTACGGCCGAGCAAATCAACGGTTGGCTGGCCGTCGATCGCGAACGGAATCACCGGCAATTGATTCCCCCGGAATTTCACGACCCCCGGGTGGCGATTCACGATGGCGAATTGATCGTCGGTTGCCGCTATGAAAAGGGGAATGTAAACACGGTGCTCTCGCTCACCGCCGAGGTGTATCTACAGGCACCGAATGTTTTGGGGGTGCGGCTTGAGCGGGCCCGCGCGGGGGCGGTTCCGCTGCCGCTCAACGATGTAATCCATCAATTGCGCAGCGGCTGCGAAAGCATCGGCTGCAAGGTCG from the Pirellulales bacterium genome contains:
- a CDS encoding acetate/propionate family kinase, with the protein product MATRVLTINGGSSSIKFAVYALGERPHKELSGEVDRIGLGHSTLSFKISDGTSSRQTIDAADSSRTVEHLIAWLDNRIGLESIAAVGHRIVHGGPKLWQSKLVESETIAELKRISPWDPNHLPAEIALIEAFAERCPRLPQVACFDTAFHRDLPRVAKLLPLPRQLEAEGVRRYGFHGLSFTFLLQELGRVAGAEAAAGRVILAHLGAGASLAAVRAGKCIDTTMAFTPTAGLVMATRCGDIDPGLLVYLMRNRHMTADQVDDMVNRKSGLFGISETTPDMRDLLLRRAGDERAAEAVAIFCYQVKKWIGAFVAALGGLDTLVFSGGIGENAAEVRRLICESLECFGIQIDAPRNESNSAVISPDRSRATVRVIRTDEESVIVAAVQAFLQKR
- the pgm gene encoding phosphoglucomutase (alpha-D-glucose-1,6-bisphosphate-dependent), translated to MPISPLAGKPAPRDMLIDVAALDREYHDRQPDLSDRAQLVAFGTSGHRGTPLRGTFTETHIRAITQAICDYRRGQHIDGPIFMGKDTHALSSPAQNTALEVLAANAVETIIQPDDGVTPTPVISRAIIVYNRGRKQHSADGIVITPSHNPPEDGGFKYNPPNGGPADTDVTSWIQRRANDLLKANNVEVKLVPLAAALRADTTHQQDYVRPYVDDLASVIDMEAIRSAGLKLGVDPLGGAAVHYWEPIVERYGLDITVVNKTVDPTFGFMTVDHDGQIRMDCSSPYAMARLVGLKDKFRVAFANDPDSDRHGIVTPGAGLMNPNHFLAVAIRYLLTHRPDWPASAAVGKTLVSSSMIDRVVGRLGRKLSEVPVGFKWFAPGLFDGSYCFGGEESAGASFLRRDGTVWTTDKDGPIMDLLAAEITAVTEKDPGQHYQELAAQFGTSYYTRIDAPATPEQKSRLAKLSPEAVRADTMAGEPIVAKLTRAPGNDAAIGGLKVVAANAWFAARPSGTEDIYKIYAESFTSQSHLNSVVAEAQKIVAAALG
- a CDS encoding DegT/DnrJ/EryC1/StrS family aminotransferase, with protein sequence MDGSPGKCSSASASDSSSAHVSVPVPLLDMSRQYEPLREAIRAAIDRVCESGRFILGPDCEQFERSIAAFAGAHHAIACASGSDALLLALMALRIGPGDEVILPSYTFFATASAVWRLGATPVFVDIDPATFNIDPQTIAARATGATKAILPVHLFGQCADMEEICRVAERLNVPVIEDAAQAIGAGYRGRSAGTLGDMACFSFYPTKNLGGFGDGGMLTTNSHELAARLRLLRAHGMEPRYYHKVVGINSRLDSIQAAVLQVKLPHLNRWAQLRRANAELYHELFAEYGLEQVLALPATAAGCMHVWNQYVIRVPDGRRDALRTHLSSAKIGSEIYYPVSLHQQECFRSLGYTASSLPESERAARETLALPIFPELRELEQRAVVGRIAEFFGAQKPATRVKRPKFLDRRGASKPV